The Pyrodictium delaneyi genome contains a region encoding:
- a CDS encoding NAD(P)/FAD-dependent oxidoreductase, translating to MVDRHKVITVGGGPAGLLTAANIRGPNVVVIEASTRPGWPPHCTGLVSPDTARRFGVTDAITEVYREAVFLDDEFREICRIDGSPLAVRLSRPLLEEALAERVTSLGHRILYGTRVAEVSPSGCVSILGRGTICGERIVLAAGASPRFMRVFRAARCRVIPGFEIRVRLNARVNEDSFYTIHGWRVAPQFFAWLVPLRDGREALIGIGGSHPVERLEELIQRLHRIGVEVSSIESHRGGRIVLGPPAPSPLKGRLVGIGDVLCASKPFTGGGLYAISMLAGPLAKFIEHDDDQLLLETWNRLRSELKAQYILTRAARVFLPLWKLALRAVCSAAARGECRIDYDRHSSLVSCLTPRRGALRVGQEEAAERDSSRGLWFRAG from the coding sequence TTGGTTGACCGCCACAAGGTAATAACTGTAGGGGGCGGCCCTGCGGGGCTGCTAACGGCTGCCAATATCCGCGGCCCCAACGTGGTCGTTATCGAGGCGTCTACTAGGCCTGGCTGGCCGCCCCACTGTACTGGGCTTGTGAGCCCAGATACTGCGAGAAGATTCGGCGTAACTGATGCCATTACAGAAGTATACCGCGAGGCGGTATTTCTCGATGACGAGTTCAGAGAGATATGCAGAATAGATGGCTCACCACTAGCCGTAAGGCTCTCGAGGCCCCTCCTCGAAGAAGCACTTGCGGAGCGCGTCACGAGCCTAGGCCATAGGATACTATATGGTACGAGAGTAGCAGAGGTTAGTCCGAGCGGCTGTGTATCAATACTAGGCCGCGGCACGATTTGTGGTGAGCGAATAGTTCTAGCTGCAGGCGCTAGCCCGAGATTCATGCGCGTATTCAGGGCAGCTAGGTGTAGAGTTATCCCCGGCTTCGAGATACGTGTCCGCCTCAATGCCAGGGTAAACGAGGACAGTTTTTACACCATTCATGGGTGGCGTGTAGCGCCACAGTTCTTCGCGTGGCTAGTCCCCCTCCGGGACGGTCGCGAAGCCCTCATAGGGATTGGAGGTAGCCATCCTGTCGAGAGGCTCGAAGAACTGATCCAGCGGCTTCATAGAATAGGGGTGGAAGTGTCAAGCATAGAGAGCCATCGTGGTGGGCGCATAGTCTTAGGGCCGCCAGCGCCGAGCCCGCTTAAGGGAAGGCTGGTAGGCATAGGGGACGTGCTCTGTGCCTCAAAGCCCTTCACCGGTGGAGGACTATATGCTATATCCATGCTAGCTGGGCCTCTAGCTAAGTTTATCGAGCACGACGATGACCAACTCCTACTCGAGACGTGGAACCGTCTGCGCAGCGAGCTCAAGGCGCAATATATCCTTACAAGAGCGGCGAGAGTGTTTCTGCCCCTCTGGAAGCTTGCACTTAGGGCTGTCTGCTCGGCGGCTGCTCGGGGAGAATGTAGGATAGACTATGACAGACATAGTAGCCTAGTCTCGTGTCTTACTCCAAGGAGGGGTGCTCTGAGGGTTGGCCAAGAGGAAGCTGCTGAAAGAGATAGCAGCCGAGGTCTATGGTTCAGAGCAGGCTGA
- a CDS encoding class I SAM-dependent methyltransferase, with protein sequence MAKRKLLKEIAAEVYGSEQADRFWKRIEIIGDIAVIRKPFGVELEELKPLAEALLRRLPYVKSVWAASSPVEGEFRLRRYTHLAGEKRSWTVYREYGCSFKIDITKVYISPRLSYEHQRIARLVKPGEVVINMYAGAGLFSIIIAKHSQPEKVYSIDINPEAYQMMVENVKLNRVEDKVVPILGDAAKVLEERLQHTADRILMPLPELALEHLPYALKGLRGPGWLHVYLHVFAEKGIDPRRKAIEMLSKRLDELGAQYRVELSRVVRTVGPRRSQVVVDVYVEP encoded by the coding sequence TTGGCCAAGAGGAAGCTGCTGAAAGAGATAGCAGCCGAGGTCTATGGTTCAGAGCAGGCTGACCGGTTCTGGAAGAGAATAGAGATAATAGGCGATATAGCGGTCATAAGGAAACCTTTTGGAGTGGAGCTAGAGGAGTTGAAACCGCTAGCAGAGGCCTTGCTGAGAAGACTCCCTTACGTTAAGAGTGTCTGGGCAGCTTCGAGCCCTGTTGAGGGCGAGTTCCGACTCCGGCGGTATACACATCTCGCTGGCGAGAAGAGGAGCTGGACAGTCTACCGCGAGTATGGCTGCAGCTTCAAGATAGACATAACAAAGGTCTATATATCTCCTAGGCTCTCGTACGAGCACCAGCGCATAGCCCGCCTAGTAAAGCCCGGAGAAGTAGTAATCAACATGTACGCGGGTGCTGGCCTCTTCTCGATAATAATAGCTAAGCACTCACAACCAGAGAAAGTATACAGTATCGACATAAACCCGGAGGCCTACCAGATGATGGTGGAGAATGTTAAACTCAACCGGGTAGAGGACAAAGTAGTACCCATACTTGGTGATGCGGCCAAAGTGTTGGAGGAGCGACTACAGCATACAGCAGACAGGATACTGATGCCGCTACCAGAACTAGCACTAGAGCACCTTCCCTACGCGTTAAAGGGGCTGCGTGGTCCAGGCTGGCTCCACGTGTACCTCCACGTATTCGCCGAGAAGGGTATAGACCCGCGTAGGAAGGCTATAGAGATGCTCTCTAAGAGACTAGACGAACTAGGTGCACAGTACCGGGTAGAGCTTAGTCGTGTTGTACGCACAGTTGGGCCTAGACGCAGCCAAGTAGTAGTAGACGTCTATGTAGAGCCCTAG
- a CDS encoding S16 family serine protease, translated as MQSGMIRTSLAVIMLVLVVTSLYSSVALAEYNASVKLGLLAVDGATGNGIVVDAWLSVRSPGSGQVELEPSDLVEESTVLSTRVAFYLASIVNGLNPRLFDIHVLFETDSPVGGPSASGFIAAASLLALRGLIPDNTTTMTGMVSLTGFILPVAGVSDKVAAAKAAGYKRVLVPLSEASNTTEGIAVEGVCTFEEAASLLSDNYALGTKTSQLSQQPPGPIKSREAEFRQHAELFIEKASQLLDLLPRNETRYVIEMLLDKARNILDNSPYSAASMAFMAFYMAASSVAMEYGFNYLEEKTGLSLDAVLANASSVVEARLQEFSGREICGLWGYEALAAASVRLYLAEHAADSDKPDVRVLALLRALSAESWARLADPDYGPMVSCSLLGRAAEFFVDYMQLSYNYIRSIVGHVLFNIPMPDDRDVSAWISDAKRSLDEGNYPLALGLAVYVISSLEESLSHGARLPASCIDSHVMFLEEVSVLGSGSSLPAALVLEYALGYGDYIENVTKNPLLRESLEIDAITWLLHSLTVEALTADIPAGSQTVSVAWSNYYLLGITVEAVTLAVIGYSLAVISRRARAEEV; from the coding sequence ATGCAGTCCGGCATGATCCGGACCTCTCTTGCGGTGATAATGCTGGTTCTCGTCGTAACTAGTCTCTACTCTTCTGTCGCGCTGGCAGAGTACAATGCCAGTGTTAAGCTAGGACTCCTAGCTGTGGACGGCGCTACTGGGAACGGTATAGTTGTTGATGCATGGCTCTCCGTACGATCACCTGGTAGTGGTCAAGTTGAGCTAGAGCCTAGCGACCTTGTCGAAGAGAGTACTGTGCTCTCAACACGCGTTGCTTTCTATCTAGCTAGCATAGTGAATGGGCTAAATCCCAGATTATTTGATATACATGTCTTATTTGAGACGGATAGTCCAGTGGGTGGACCAAGTGCGAGTGGATTCATCGCAGCTGCTAGCTTGCTAGCTCTACGCGGCTTAATCCCCGATAATACAACGACTATGACAGGAATGGTTTCACTTACTGGGTTTATACTACCGGTAGCTGGTGTAAGCGACAAAGTAGCAGCGGCTAAAGCTGCTGGGTATAAGAGGGTGCTTGTGCCATTAAGCGAAGCTAGTAACACGACGGAAGGAATAGCTGTAGAAGGGGTATGTACCTTTGAAGAAGCAGCATCGCTTCTCTCGGATAACTATGCTCTCGGTACGAAGACTAGTCAGTTGAGTCAGCAACCCCCAGGGCCTATAAAGAGCCGGGAAGCCGAGTTTAGGCAGCATGCAGAACTCTTCATAGAGAAAGCTTCGCAGCTCCTAGACCTGTTGCCACGGAATGAGACGCGATACGTAATTGAGATGCTTCTGGATAAAGCGCGTAACATACTCGACAATAGCCCCTATAGTGCTGCTAGTATGGCATTCATGGCATTCTATATGGCGGCATCCAGTGTGGCAATGGAGTATGGGTTTAACTACCTAGAGGAGAAGACGGGGCTAAGTCTTGACGCCGTGCTTGCAAATGCTAGCAGTGTTGTAGAGGCGCGTCTCCAGGAGTTTAGTGGTCGTGAGATATGCGGACTGTGGGGATATGAAGCTCTTGCAGCCGCATCGGTTCGGCTATATCTAGCCGAGCATGCAGCGGACTCTGATAAGCCTGATGTCCGGGTCCTTGCACTGCTTCGTGCTCTCTCAGCAGAGTCTTGGGCCCGTCTTGCAGACCCAGACTATGGGCCTATGGTTTCCTGTAGTTTGCTAGGCCGGGCTGCCGAATTCTTTGTAGACTATATGCAGCTTTCATACAACTATATAAGGAGTATAGTGGGGCATGTACTCTTTAACATCCCTATGCCTGATGATAGAGATGTTTCCGCATGGATAAGCGATGCGAAGAGGAGTCTCGATGAAGGTAACTATCCTCTAGCATTAGGGCTAGCGGTATACGTCATATCGTCTCTCGAGGAGTCGTTGTCTCATGGCGCTCGACTTCCAGCGAGCTGTATAGACTCCCATGTAATGTTTCTGGAAGAAGTGTCGGTGCTTGGCAGTGGTTCGAGTCTCCCGGCAGCCCTTGTACTAGAGTACGCACTGGGCTATGGAGACTACATAGAGAATGTGACCAAGAATCCATTGCTAAGAGAGAGCCTTGAGATAGATGCAATAACCTGGCTGCTGCACTCGCTGACCGTTGAGGCTTTGACTGCAGACATACCGGCGGGATCCCAGACAGTGAGCGTGGCTTGGAGTAACTACTACCTTCTCGGGATAACGGTTGAAGCTGTGACATTAGCAGTAATAGGCTATAGTCTAGCCGTGATCTCTCGCCGGGCTAGAGCTGAAGAAGTCTAG
- the udg gene encoding type-4 uracil-DNA glycosylase: protein MIAMSPGNVEEEYRRLVEEIQNCTKCRLYKTRRNPVPGEGPVTAHVMIVGEAPGRNEDMQGRPFVGAAGQLLTRLLELAGLKREEVYITNIVKCRPPGNRDPQDDEVEACLPYLLRQIQLIKPRLIIAVGRHAARRLLELAGHRWHSMTTQHGKVYEGVIAGVRLKIAVTYHPAAALYKPPLRNKLEEDFKGPIARVVAEIGKESIEEGQHRETEKVRGSRQSTLLDFFSSSPARDHG, encoded by the coding sequence ATGATTGCTATGAGCCCAGGCAATGTTGAAGAAGAGTATAGGAGGCTTGTAGAGGAGATCCAGAACTGTACCAAGTGCCGGCTCTACAAGACTAGACGTAATCCTGTACCCGGCGAAGGCCCAGTAACCGCGCACGTAATGATTGTAGGTGAAGCACCAGGCCGGAACGAGGACATGCAAGGAAGACCCTTTGTAGGTGCTGCAGGCCAGCTGCTCACACGACTCCTAGAGTTGGCGGGCTTAAAGAGAGAAGAAGTATATATCACTAATATAGTAAAATGCCGACCTCCAGGGAACCGCGACCCGCAAGATGATGAAGTAGAAGCATGTCTACCCTATCTGCTACGTCAGATCCAACTGATAAAGCCCCGCCTAATAATAGCCGTAGGCAGACATGCTGCGAGAAGACTACTAGAACTTGCGGGGCACAGATGGCATAGCATGACTACACAACATGGTAAAGTATATGAAGGAGTTATAGCTGGTGTCCGGCTCAAGATAGCTGTAACATATCATCCAGCCGCCGCGCTCTATAAGCCACCATTACGCAATAAACTTGAAGAAGACTTCAAGGGACCTATAGCCAGGGTAGTAGCAGAGATAGGAAAGGAGTCTATAGAGGAGGGGCAGCACAGAGAAACCGAGAAAGTTCGAGGAAGCAGACAGTCTACACTACTAGACTTCTTCAGCTCTAGCCCGGCGAGAGATCACGGCTAG
- the udp gene encoding uridine phosphorylase → MTGQTSSARAPTVEGKMYHIMLGPGDIPPYVLLPGDPGRIEQIMETWDEASEVAFHREYRSARGVYRGAEIAAVSTGIGGSSTAIAIEELARIGVHTMIRVGTTGAIQEDVKVGSLIIASAAVRYDGASHEYAPPEYPASASPEVVLALVEAARRLGVDYHVGVVASTATFHLGQSRPGYRGYEWSKSRERIEDLRRMGVLSFEMEAATLFTLAGLYGLRAGCVCAVIANRITDEFVPGAGVREAIMVANEAVRILQEADRGKAGMTHSITDLAEAVRRLYGD, encoded by the coding sequence ATGACGGGGCAAACTAGCTCGGCGCGTGCACCTACAGTAGAAGGGAAAATGTACCACATAATGCTTGGTCCAGGCGACATACCGCCCTACGTGCTTCTACCCGGCGACCCCGGCCGTATCGAGCAGATAATGGAGACATGGGACGAGGCTAGCGAGGTAGCGTTTCATCGAGAGTATCGTAGCGCCCGGGGAGTATACCGTGGTGCTGAGATAGCGGCAGTAAGTACCGGAATAGGCGGATCCTCGACTGCCATAGCTATTGAGGAGCTGGCCCGTATAGGTGTCCACACAATGATAAGAGTGGGTACAACCGGTGCCATACAGGAGGACGTAAAGGTAGGCAGCCTCATCATAGCGTCAGCAGCAGTACGCTATGACGGTGCAAGTCACGAGTACGCCCCACCTGAGTATCCGGCATCTGCTAGTCCAGAGGTCGTGTTGGCTCTCGTAGAGGCGGCACGTAGGCTCGGAGTAGACTACCATGTAGGCGTAGTGGCCTCCACGGCTACATTCCACCTTGGGCAGAGCCGGCCTGGCTACCGTGGCTACGAATGGAGCAAGAGCCGCGAGCGAATAGAGGACCTCCGGCGTATGGGGGTATTAAGCTTCGAGATGGAGGCTGCAACCCTCTTCACATTAGCAGGGCTCTATGGGTTAAGAGCCGGCTGCGTCTGCGCGGTGATAGCGAACCGGATAACAGACGAGTTTGTGCCTGGTGCTGGCGTCAGAGAAGCCATAATGGTAGCTAACGAGGCAGTGAGAATACTCCAGGAAGCTGATCGCGGTAAAGCTGGTATGACGCACTCTATAACTGACCTAGCTGAGGCTGTACGCAGACTTTATGGTGACTAA
- a CDS encoding MFS transporter: MERRSSIHSTATAVLPLIVANAARGMVIPVYRAYSSALLALQGYSGAEIGAGLSLAKLIEALGFPLAGILSDRGLYIVLISMSVALMGLAGLLVWSVHGIVGVVAAYTLMNLSLALWVPSRNTALSALLPFTWRGRGIALVSIAFNVSRIAGPLIFAYYFAGRGIEWYRLGFLAIGTPALVAALLVYALLRNRLSSVTKRRTPLKTLISLPDRRLTSLYLYALLSRAGVGTWIALMGAVFVKGFGLPEDAPGLYISISAASWLLIGYFSGALTDRFGPRTSLLLAEAAFMASLFLVSLIPLLGKTWLLAVTPAAVMETLALSTYVSAVNKLLTTANHVGIETGRLNMLVSLASTLGIYVAGHAYEYSPFLVPGVAILFHVAAFLLLTVYKVAERA; this comes from the coding sequence GTGGAGCGGCGCAGCAGCATCCATTCAACAGCTACGGCTGTTCTCCCCCTTATAGTGGCGAATGCCGCTCGTGGTATGGTTATACCAGTGTACCGAGCATATAGCTCCGCACTGCTAGCACTCCAGGGGTATAGTGGTGCCGAAATAGGCGCTGGACTCTCCCTAGCCAAGCTTATAGAAGCCCTAGGATTCCCCCTAGCAGGCATACTATCTGACCGAGGGCTCTACATCGTCCTAATAAGCATGTCTGTAGCCCTCATGGGGCTGGCGGGGCTGCTAGTATGGTCTGTACACGGCATAGTAGGCGTCGTGGCAGCCTACACTCTTATGAACCTCTCATTAGCCCTATGGGTTCCATCACGTAACACAGCACTATCAGCTCTCCTACCGTTCACCTGGCGAGGCCGTGGGATAGCACTTGTTAGCATAGCCTTCAATGTCTCACGGATAGCTGGCCCATTAATCTTTGCATACTACTTCGCCGGAAGGGGTATTGAGTGGTATAGGCTCGGCTTTCTCGCTATAGGAACGCCAGCGCTCGTTGCAGCTCTGCTTGTTTATGCTCTACTCCGGAATAGGCTAAGCAGTGTCACCAAAAGACGCACACCGTTGAAGACACTGATATCGCTTCCTGACCGAAGGCTTACATCACTATACCTCTACGCGCTGCTATCTAGAGCCGGCGTGGGGACATGGATAGCACTCATGGGCGCTGTCTTCGTTAAGGGGTTTGGGCTGCCGGAGGACGCGCCAGGACTATACATCTCTATCTCGGCGGCCTCGTGGCTGTTAATAGGCTACTTCTCTGGCGCTCTCACAGACAGATTCGGTCCCCGTACTAGTCTGCTCTTAGCCGAGGCGGCATTCATGGCTTCATTGTTCCTAGTCTCCTTAATCCCGCTACTTGGTAAAACGTGGCTATTAGCAGTAACCCCTGCAGCAGTGATGGAGACGCTAGCCTTGAGTACCTATGTTTCGGCCGTAAACAAGCTACTAACTACCGCGAACCACGTAGGTATAGAGACCGGCCGACTAAACATGCTCGTAAGCCTAGCATCTACCCTAGGCATCTATGTGGCAGGCCATGCTTATGAGTACTCACCATTCCTCGTACCAGGCGTAGCTATACTGTTTCATGTAGCTGCGTTTTTGCTGCTAACTGTTTATAAAGTGGCAGAGAGAGCGTAA
- a CDS encoding MoaD/ThiS family protein — MGIKVSVLILPEHRSTTVELETGLVRELIHRLGYATEGVIVIKNGRPLLEDEQLEDGDNVTVYRAASGG, encoded by the coding sequence ATGGGGATTAAAGTCTCGGTGCTGATACTCCCCGAACACCGCTCCACGACGGTGGAGCTGGAGACTGGGCTAGTCCGGGAGCTGATACACCGGCTAGGCTATGCGACGGAAGGTGTTATAGTGATAAAGAATGGACGCCCGCTACTCGAGGACGAGCAGCTGGAGGACGGCGACAATGTCACAGTCTACAGAGCGGCAAGCGGCGGTTAG
- a CDS encoding ATP-binding protein: MSQSTERQAAVRRCSICGAPAVARIPYARLTLCPQHFMEFIERKVERVLRRVGALRNGVRILAAVSGGKDSAAMLTALARVAKRHGVEVIGLHLVLGFGPYSERSRKAAEEACKANKVPCIMLDIDKTLGAPVHVIARRARRPVCSVCGLIKRYVINAAAVELGADYVAMGHNADDIIAYTVKMFLNQDLAAIAKFGPATESIDGIAVARLRPLYEVTEKESLLYAIVSSTPFLHEECPFRPEVPIEERVKEFMNKVEEEHPGMKISYIRRLALNIDVYKKLAEAKRWEIQRCKSCDLLSAGSECSFCRLTRRTLGEPKGKHIRETVRRLAAEIPRLSDG, encoded by the coding sequence ATGTCACAGTCTACAGAGCGGCAAGCGGCGGTTAGAAGATGTAGTATCTGCGGAGCACCAGCAGTAGCACGTATCCCTTATGCCCGGCTTACTTTATGCCCTCAGCACTTCATGGAGTTCATAGAGCGTAAGGTGGAGCGTGTTCTCCGCAGAGTTGGTGCCTTGAGGAATGGTGTCCGGATACTTGCAGCGGTCTCTGGCGGCAAGGATAGTGCTGCGATGTTGACGGCACTGGCTAGGGTGGCAAAACGTCATGGTGTTGAGGTAATAGGGCTACATCTTGTCCTCGGTTTTGGACCCTACTCTGAGAGGAGTCGTAAGGCGGCGGAGGAGGCTTGTAAGGCTAACAAGGTACCATGCATTATGCTCGATATTGACAAGACGCTGGGTGCACCGGTACATGTGATAGCAAGGCGGGCTCGGAGGCCTGTGTGCAGCGTCTGTGGCCTCATAAAACGCTACGTCATAAATGCTGCAGCGGTAGAGCTGGGTGCTGACTACGTAGCTATGGGGCATAATGCTGACGACATAATAGCGTATACAGTGAAGATGTTTCTAAACCAGGATCTGGCAGCCATAGCTAAGTTTGGTCCAGCTACCGAGAGTATAGATGGTATAGCGGTTGCTCGGCTCCGGCCACTCTACGAGGTGACAGAGAAGGAGTCCTTACTCTACGCTATAGTATCGTCTACACCGTTCCTCCATGAAGAGTGTCCATTTAGGCCAGAGGTGCCAATAGAGGAGCGCGTGAAAGAGTTCATGAACAAGGTTGAGGAAGAGCATCCGGGGATGAAGATAAGCTACATACGTAGACTTGCATTGAACATAGATGTGTACAAGAAGCTGGCTGAAGCGAAAAGGTGGGAGATACAGAGGTGTAAGAGCTGTGACCTCTTAAGTGCTGGCAGCGAGTGTAGCTTTTGCCGTCTCACAAGAAGGACACTTGGAGAACCTAAGGGCAAGCATATCAGAGAGACTGTAAGGAGACTAGCAGCTGAGATACCAAGGCTAAGTGATGGGTAG
- a CDS encoding AEC family transporter, translating to MSDALASDAVARIIVALILFIAGFVTGRKRMANNLSKAISKLLLWFSIPFILLYKVYTVDPTTALKYTMLVMVSALGSLITAAVVVPRLLRSLPAPSIGAAILAAGIHNSAFLPIPLMLILYGDAGPAALYSAILNVIIVIVVPVIVGMYSEKVVGGSTARRIVNSLARFPPFYALLAGILLRVLWPSETLYTLLEVAGRAAAESTLSSFYLVGTTLALAGLAVDRPVLVVAAWRFLVEPLLTIAASIILGLEGIWLAGALIEACMPPATMNIVFAISYGLDEKLVARAIGFTMPLSIIAAILVRLIV from the coding sequence GTGTCCGATGCCTTAGCCAGTGATGCAGTAGCTAGGATAATAGTTGCTTTGATTCTATTTATTGCGGGGTTTGTCACGGGCCGTAAAAGGATGGCAAACAATTTATCCAAGGCAATTTCGAAGCTCTTGTTATGGTTCTCTATACCTTTTATACTACTGTATAAGGTTTATACAGTTGATCCGACGACGGCGCTCAAATATACCATGCTAGTTATGGTGAGCGCGCTAGGTTCATTAATAACAGCCGCTGTCGTAGTGCCGCGTTTACTGCGAAGCCTCCCTGCTCCCAGCATAGGTGCCGCGATACTAGCTGCTGGTATACACAACTCCGCATTCCTGCCTATACCGCTAATGCTCATACTCTACGGTGATGCGGGCCCGGCAGCCCTATACTCGGCCATACTCAACGTCATAATAGTTATCGTCGTTCCTGTGATCGTTGGAATGTATAGCGAAAAAGTAGTTGGGGGAAGCACGGCTCGACGTATTGTAAACAGTCTGGCCCGCTTCCCGCCATTCTATGCGCTTTTGGCGGGCATACTGCTCCGGGTCTTGTGGCCCAGTGAGACTCTATACACGCTCCTAGAGGTAGCCGGTAGGGCAGCAGCTGAGTCCACCCTATCTAGCTTCTACCTTGTAGGGACAACGCTAGCATTAGCAGGACTAGCGGTAGACCGCCCAGTGCTCGTTGTCGCTGCCTGGAGGTTCCTAGTTGAGCCCCTCCTGACAATCGCGGCGTCAATAATACTTGGTCTTGAAGGGATATGGCTTGCAGGAGCACTCATAGAGGCATGTATGCCGCCCGCGACGATGAACATAGTGTTCGCTATAAGCTATGGACTTGACGAGAAGCTTGTAGCAAGAGCTATAGGTTTCACAATGCCGCTATCAATAATAGCGGCAATCCTTGTGCGTCTAATAGTCTAG
- a CDS encoding ABC transporter permease subunit, producing the protein MVDVVALLVQGAPEATVLALAALGELVLERTGLINLGLEGMLYLGSALAAYVAVSTGSLAAGFVAGILAGILLALVYALLVIGLKADQAVTGLALVFLGIGLGDVIGSATKGVLAPALSPLGEDAAMVLVMLVLPLLLYIILYRSWRGYALRSLGENEEAARMMGVDVTRMRIIALIVAGAAAGAAGAFFLAGPSNGRWSAGRAIGWGWLSLGTVILGYWHPVGVVAAAYLLGILYAVTPLLQEIGVHAALADAVPYIVVVVALTVISWIYERAGVRPPAAVWRR; encoded by the coding sequence ATGGTTGATGTAGTAGCGTTACTCGTACAGGGAGCCCCTGAAGCCACTGTGCTAGCACTCGCCGCGCTTGGAGAACTTGTGCTAGAGAGAACCGGCTTGATAAATCTGGGCCTTGAAGGCATGCTCTACCTTGGTTCTGCTCTCGCCGCATACGTGGCTGTATCTACTGGCTCACTTGCAGCCGGGTTCGTTGCAGGTATTCTTGCAGGCATTCTACTTGCACTAGTCTATGCACTCCTAGTTATAGGACTGAAGGCTGATCAAGCTGTGACTGGACTTGCTCTTGTATTTCTCGGCATAGGGCTCGGCGACGTAATAGGCTCTGCTACTAAAGGCGTATTAGCCCCCGCGCTTTCACCACTAGGAGAGGACGCAGCCATGGTTTTAGTTATGTTGGTATTGCCACTATTACTTTACATAATCCTTTACCGTTCATGGCGCGGCTATGCGCTAAGGAGCCTTGGCGAGAATGAAGAAGCTGCACGGATGATGGGCGTAGATGTAACCAGGATGCGCATAATCGCGTTGATTGTGGCAGGAGCTGCCGCTGGAGCTGCAGGGGCATTTTTCCTAGCTGGTCCCTCTAATGGCCGTTGGAGCGCTGGACGAGCCATAGGCTGGGGCTGGCTTAGCCTGGGCACCGTAATCCTGGGCTATTGGCACCCCGTGGGCGTTGTGGCTGCTGCATATCTTCTTGGCATACTTTATGCCGTTACACCGCTACTCCAGGAAATAGGTGTACACGCCGCACTTGCTGATGCAGTGCCATACATAGTGGTAGTGGTAGCTCTCACAGTGATATCATGGATATACGAAAGGGCTGGAGTACGGCCTCCGGCAGCTGTGTGGCGACGCTAG
- a CDS encoding ABC transporter permease subunit — protein sequence MRLTLEPRAPNERRNPLLYGLAGLGVGFLISVLLGSLTPVGVTGVARAFYVNLSEPRFWLLSLPYFAPIAASAAGLALAYRAGFITIGSEGQVILGAVAAYGLLYFKLSTIPTVLALAVAVLAAALAGALYGFIVGILRVYLGANETLVSLMLNYIAVALVNYLVAGPWQSGPFTRTEPLPDKFWVSGIAAAVIATIFIALLEALYIYTRLGVAVDSISRARRAAETYGINPGRAILAVALLAGAAAGLGGGLYMVSEQHQLLSLGKQGLGYGYMGILAAWLAGLRPAATIAAGLLITLLYNMFVSLQLQGIPASFVLAFEAVIVLSVLAFSTLARYKVVIHDG from the coding sequence TTGAGGCTGACTCTCGAGCCGCGCGCGCCGAATGAGAGGAGGAACCCGCTCCTCTACGGCCTTGCCGGGCTTGGTGTAGGATTCCTCATCTCAGTACTGCTTGGATCGCTCACCCCGGTTGGAGTAACGGGTGTTGCACGAGCATTCTATGTCAACCTATCGGAGCCGAGATTTTGGCTCTTATCTCTCCCCTACTTTGCTCCCATAGCTGCTTCTGCGGCTGGTCTCGCGTTAGCCTACCGCGCTGGCTTCATAACTATAGGGTCTGAGGGCCAGGTAATCCTGGGCGCTGTAGCCGCCTACGGTCTACTATATTTCAAATTATCCACAATACCAACAGTTCTCGCCTTGGCTGTTGCCGTCCTGGCAGCAGCCCTAGCAGGAGCACTTTACGGATTCATTGTGGGCATTCTACGTGTCTATCTCGGTGCCAACGAGACGTTAGTAAGCCTCATGCTGAACTACATAGCCGTTGCTCTGGTTAACTATCTAGTCGCCGGGCCTTGGCAGTCCGGCCCATTCACACGTACCGAGCCGCTCCCCGACAAGTTCTGGGTCAGCGGTATAGCTGCTGCTGTCATAGCCACCATCTTCATCGCTCTTCTAGAGGCACTCTATATCTATACACGGCTCGGCGTAGCTGTAGACTCCATTAGCCGAGCACGACGCGCTGCAGAGACTTACGGCATAAACCCTGGGCGCGCCATCCTGGCTGTAGCGTTACTTGCGGGAGCCGCCGCTGGGCTCGGTGGGGGCTTGTACATGGTCTCAGAGCAGCACCAGCTCCTAAGTCTTGGCAAACAAGGCCTCGGCTACGGCTACATGGGTATCCTCGCTGCATGGCTTGCAGGCCTTAGACCTGCCGCCACGATAGCGGCTGGGCTCCTCATAACACTCCTCTACAACATGTTCGTGAGTCTCCAACTCCAGGGTATCCCTGCCAGCTTCGTGCTCGCCTTTGAAGCTGTAATTGTTCTCTCAGTGCTTGCCTTCTCGACGCTAGCCCGCTACAAGGTGGTGATACACGATGGTTGA